One region of Nerophis lumbriciformis linkage group LG10, RoL_Nlum_v2.1, whole genome shotgun sequence genomic DNA includes:
- the tshz3a gene encoding teashirt homolog 3 produces the protein MPRRKQEAPKRATAYSPEELTKHPAEDEDAEGGDLPSAPQDDLPMKDEIVEESVGPAKDQTCDQESAGAAELSGQEMDSESHVSEISDCLSDFDSPSQKTEGNLVTAPLNGDTKTPPIGMDTLEHMKAIYSSFLTSPLWTPMNFNTKQTQVPPSASTEKPTRSNSTSSSSSCSSSSYDWHQSAVAKTLQQNPTQSRHTAQPEPSLFSTVQLHRQNPKLFGSIFTGASKFRCKGCSAAYDTLVELTVHMNDTGHYRDDNQDKTGSGSKRWSKPRKRSLLEMEGKEDAQKVLKCMYCGHSFESLQDLSVHMIKTKHYQKVPLKEPLTPVATKIMSSKKRGLVGLDLTPSQRSREGTPKTKHSHSDRNEPSPKRSSSPYTTSSNRYAHQNGASYACQFESNKFQILKCMECGSSHNTLQELRTHMMVTGHFLRVTSSVGKRGKPLPEATSPNPVRVTTPTEPRVQSVPLAPSTFSPPPLQTTTTPPAISPPIKEIKREEVEEECTKQEAPGNEKQVVVSVRKEEDSEEEKYDISKYSYLTEEDLKESPKGGLDILKSLENTVTSAINKAQSGNPSWGGYPSIHAAYQFPSAMKLQQGSIEKNSPMKFLFNGSDGVLSSLANNQPLISPPLTQSSPFPSNNFQAMEDLVKKVTEKVAKVEQRVKRLSPNKDNHLSPSKSEAGGLHKGEEADSPRELRAVTPACSDRGIHSDRASPATEPKRETAVKSPHASALTCSTAIITGHTPPEQPFVNPLSALQSVMSIHLGKAAKPSLPNQDPLSLLSRFSQSMAERAAVAAPPPQSKKSQTVVDNNFCQTSDDQPMDLTKGKSESVASAPLTPSSTASSISPSSFVTPAQLTVVSPYTSNSPLHENALSDISDMLRNLTQSQPVPKPVSRSRMTDKVEGLVSTCDDDDVSLHGHKRKGRHSSWNPQHLLLLQAQFASTLRQTSEGKYIINDLSPQERMHVSRFTGLSMTTISHWLANVKYQLRRTGRTKFLKNLDSGQPVFFCSDCASQIRTPAAYVGHLEAHLGFRIRDLAKLSPKQTVRDSHTLTEKLAPVESYVLPQDDCSGNGVVYRCQLCVRKFATKHAIKLHLSKSHGKSPEDHLLYVCELEKH, from the coding sequence CTTATTCTCCCGAGGAGCTGACAAAGCACCCTGCAGAGGATGAGGACGCGGAAGGAGGCGACCTGCCCTCAGCTCCTCAGGATGACCTTCCCATGAAAGATGAGATTGTAGAGGAAAGCGTCGGTCCTGCCAAGGACCAAACATGTGACCAGGAATCAGCAGGAGCTGCAGAGCTGTCAGGACAAGAGATGGACAGCGAGTCACATGTAAGCGAGATCAGTGATTGTCTTTCAGACTTTGACAGTCCCTCTCAAAAAACTGAAGGAAACTTGGTCACAGCGCCTCTAAATGGCGACACTAAAACACCCCCTATAGGTATGGACACCTTAGAACACATGAAGGCCATTTACTCCAGCTTCCTGACCAGTCCCCTTTGGACACCTATGAAtttcaacacaaaacaaacacaggTGCCCCCATCGGCATCGACGGAAAAGCCGACTCGCAGCAACAGCACTAGTAGCAGTAGTagctgcagcagcagcagctatgACTGGCATCAGTCTGCAGTGGCAAAGACACTTCAACAGAATCCTACCCAGAGTCGTCACACTGCCCAACCTGAGCCTAGCCTCTTCAGCACAGTCCAGCTCCACAGGCAAAACCCAAAGTTGTTTGGTTCAATCTTTACTGGGGCCAGCAAGTTCCGCTGTAAGGGCTGTAGTGCCGCTTATGACACACTGGTTGAACTGACTGTTCATATGAACGATACAGGCCATTACCGTGATGATAACCAGGATAAGACGGGAAGTGGTTCAAAGCGCTGGTCCAAGCCCCGTAAACGGTCACTTTTGGAAATGGAGGGAAAGGAGGATGCCCAGAAAGTTCTAAAGTGCATGTACTGTGGTCACTCCTTTGAATCTCTTCAGGACCTTAGTGTCCACATGATCAAGACCAAACACTACCAGAAAGTGCCTCTTAAGGAGCCCTTAACCCCTGTAGCTACAAAAATTATGTCTTCTAAGAAAAGAGGACTCGTTGGTTTAGATCTGACCCCCTCACAACGTTCTAGAGAAGGAACCCCCAAAACTAAGCACTCACATTCAGACAGAAATGAACCCTCTCCAAAACGATCCTCCAGCCCCTACACAACCTCTAGTAACCGATACGCTCACCAGAATGGTGCTAGCTATGCTTGCCAATTTGAATCCAACAAATTTCAGATCCTCAAATGTATGGAATGTGGGAGTTCACACAATACTTTGCAAGAGCTGAGGACCCACATGATGGTGACAGGACACTTTCTGAGAGTGACCAGCTCTGTGGGTAAGAGAGGAAAACCGCTCCCTGAGGCCACCTCCCCCAACCCTGTGAGAGTAACCACACCTACAGAACCAAGAGTCCAGTCCGTCCCACTGGCACCCTCCACCTTCTCTCCTCCACCTCTTCAAACCACTACAACTCCTCCTGCCATCTCTCCTCCTATCAAAGAGATCAAACGGGAGGAGGTTGAGGAGGAGTGTACAAAGCAAGAGGCTCCTGGAAATGAAAAACAAGTTGTGGTTTCAGTCAGGAAGGAGGAAGATTCGGAGGAGGAAAAATATGATATATCAAAGTACAGCTATCTTACTGAAGAGGACTTGAAGGAGAGTCCTAAAGGAGGCTTGGATATTCTCAAATCATTAGAAAACACAGTAACTTCAGCTATCAACAAGGCCCAGAGTGGGAATCCGAGCTGGGGCGGCTATCCTAGTATCCATGCAGCCTACCAGTTCCCTAGTGCCATGAAGCTCCAACAGGGTAGCATCGAAAAGAACTCCCCGATGAAGTTCTTATTTAACGGCAGTGATGGAGTGTTGTCCTCCCTTGCCAACAACCAGCCACTAATTAGCCCACCGCTTACACAGTCTTCACCCTTTCCCAGCAACAACTTCCAGGCAATGGAGGACTTAGTGAAAAAAGTGACTGAGAAAGTAGCAAAAGTAGAGCAAAGAGTGAAGCGATTGTCTCCCaacaaggacaaccatctctcccCCTCCAAAAGTGAGGCTGGAGGATTGCATAAGGGTGAGGAGGCTGACTCACCTAGGGAATTAAGGGCAGTCACCCCAGCCTGTAGCGACAGGGGAATCCATAGCGACCGAGCATCCCCGGCAACAGAACCCAAGAGAGAGACAGCAGTCAAATCCCCGCATGCCTCCGCTTTAACATGTAGCACCGCCATTATCACTGGCCATACTCCTCCAGAGCAGCCCTTTGTCAATCCTCTAAGTGCTCTTCAGTCAGTAATGAGCATTCATTTGGGGAAAGCAGCCAAGCCCTCCTTGCCAAACCAAGATCCCCTGAGCCTGCTTTCCAGGTTCAGTCAGAGCATGGCAGAGAGAGCCGCTGTGGCGGCCCCTCCCCCACAGAGCAAAAAGTCCCAAACTGTTGTTGACAATAATTTTTGTCAGACCAGTGATGACCAACCTATGGACCTCACAAAAGGGAAAAGTGAATCTGTAGCCTCTGCCCCCTTAACGCCTTCTTCCACTGCTTCCTCCATCTCGCCCTCATCTTTTGTCACCCCCGCACAGCTAACAGTGGTTTCTCCTTATACATCAAACAGCCCTTTGCACGAGAACGCCCTGTCTGATATCTCAGACATGCTGAGGAACCTGACACAGTCCCAGCCTGTCCCAAAACCTGTCTCTCGATCACGGATGACAGATAAAGTTGAGGGTCTGGTCTCTACCTGCGATGATGATGACGTATCCCTGCATGGCCACAAACGCAAGGGGCGCCACTCCAGCTGGAACCCTCAACACCTCCTTCTCCTACAAGCGCAGTTCGCCTCAACTTTGAGGCAGACATCTGAGGGAAAATACATCATCAATGATCTTAGCCCACAGGAAAGAATGCATGTCTCTCGTTTTACAGGTCTCTCGATGACCACCATTAGCCACTGGCTGGCTAATGTCAAGTACCAACTACGAAGAACAGGCAGAACTAAGTTCTTGAAGAATTTGGACTCTGGTCAGCCTGTATTCTTCTGCAGTGACTGTGCCTCACAGATCCGGACCCCAGCAGCATATGTTGGTCACCTGGAAGCTCACCTTGGCTTTAGAATCAGGGACCTGGCTAAGCTCTCCCCCAAACAGACTGTCAGGGACTCTCATACTCTCACCGAGAAGCTTGCACCCGTAGAGTCGTATGTGTTGCCACAAGATGACTGCAGTGGTAACGGTGTTGTCTACCGCTGCCAGCTCTGTGTCCGTAAATTTGCCACTAAGCATGCCATCAAACTCCACCTCAGCAAAAGTCATGGGAAGTCCCCAGAGGACCACTTGTTGTATGTGTGCGAACTGGAGAAACACTAG